A region of Venenivibrio stagnispumantis DNA encodes the following proteins:
- the waaF gene encoding lipopolysaccharide heptosyltransferase II codes for MKIVVWQTAFLGDLILTTPLIASLKNIYKESKIYLISKPFGKDVFKNNPYLDKLIIFDKNKQSTLNLIKTLYKEKFDIAISPHRSHRASYSLFLARIPKRIGFDKAGFSFLYTDKAIHRFDGTHEIIRNLSLLKFLPEYDEKKIIDIPQIFLDEEEEKYFTKFKLVEKDYIVIAPGSKWATKRWTAKGFAEVIDILSYEGQNIVLIGSKEDEEFTEEILKKVKRNVINLVGKTTLRETFSIIKNAKLLISNDSAPVHMAVAFNTPVIDIYGPTITDFGFYPYRNGVVVEIKDLPCRPCGLHGSDKCPISTHECMEKITPSMVIEKISSHFQNIF; via the coding sequence ATGAAAATAGTAGTATGGCAAACAGCATTCTTAGGTGATTTAATACTTACTACACCTCTGATTGCTTCATTAAAAAATATATATAAAGAAAGCAAAATATATCTTATCTCAAAACCTTTTGGAAAGGATGTATTTAAAAATAATCCATATCTTGATAAGCTTATAATTTTTGATAAAAATAAACAATCTACCCTAAATCTTATCAAAACTCTTTATAAAGAAAAATTTGATATAGCTATATCTCCCCACCGCTCCCATAGGGCTTCTTATTCTTTATTTTTGGCAAGAATACCGAAAAGAATAGGTTTTGATAAAGCCGGATTTTCATTTTTATATACAGATAAAGCTATACATAGGTTTGATGGAACCCATGAGATAATAAGAAATCTATCATTATTAAAATTTCTTCCTGAGTATGATGAAAAAAAAATAATAGATATACCACAGATATTTTTAGATGAAGAAGAGGAAAAATATTTTACGAAATTTAAATTGGTAGAAAAAGATTATATTGTGATAGCCCCTGGTTCAAAATGGGCAACAAAAAGATGGACTGCAAAAGGTTTTGCAGAAGTTATAGATATATTATCTTATGAAGGTCAAAATATAGTTTTAATTGGCTCAAAAGAAGATGAAGAATTTACAGAAGAAATACTGAAAAAAGTAAAAAGAAATGTTATTAATTTGGTAGGTAAAACAACATTAAGAGAAACTTTCTCAATTATTAAAAATGCAAAACTTCTTATTTCTAATGATTCTGCACCGGTTCATATGGCAGTAGCTTTCAATACACCGGTAATAGATATATATGGGCCTACAATAACGGATTTTGGATTTTATCCTTATAGAAATGGTGTAGTTGTGGAAATAAAAGACCTTCCTTGCAGACCCTGTGGTTTACATGGTTCTGATAAATGCCCTATATCTACCCATGAATGTATGGAAAAAATAACCCCTTCTATGGTTATTGAAAAAATCAGCTCACATTTTCAAAATATTTTTTAA
- a CDS encoding acetyl-CoA carboxylase carboxyltransferase subunit alpha, translated as MDIDKKIEALSEKIAVLREKINKGETKYIKELVELRKEFKKLTREKMSRLTAWERVQLARHPKRPHTIDYINHLFTDFVELHGDRRYADDKAIIAGFASFEGQSVVVIGHEKGRDTKEKIERNFGMPHPEGYRKAIRVMKLAEKFGLPVITFIDTPGAYPGIGAEERGQSQAIAESLAVMGDLETPIIATVIGEGGSGGALALGVADRILMLENAIYSVISPEGCASILFKSAEQAPVAAESLKITAKDLLELGVIDQIVKEPLGGAHLQPEKMYRILRRALRDNLKIVMNIPKNELVERRQAKFYSMGKFTTK; from the coding sequence ATGGATATAGATAAAAAAATAGAAGCTTTATCAGAAAAAATAGCAGTCCTTAGAGAAAAAATAAACAAAGGGGAAACAAAATATATAAAGGAGCTTGTTGAACTTAGAAAAGAGTTTAAAAAATTAACAAGAGAAAAAATGAGTAGGCTTACTGCTTGGGAAAGGGTTCAGCTTGCAAGACATCCTAAGCGACCTCATACAATAGATTATATAAACCATCTATTTACAGATTTTGTTGAACTTCACGGTGATAGAAGATATGCAGATGATAAAGCAATTATTGCAGGATTTGCTTCTTTTGAAGGACAGTCTGTTGTTGTTATAGGACATGAAAAAGGTAGGGATACAAAAGAAAAGATAGAAAGAAATTTTGGAATGCCTCATCCGGAAGGATATAGAAAAGCGATCAGGGTTATGAAGCTTGCTGAGAAATTTGGTTTACCGGTTATAACATTTATAGATACTCCGGGAGCATATCCGGGAATAGGGGCAGAAGAGAGAGGACAATCACAGGCAATAGCAGAGAGTCTTGCAGTTATGGGAGATTTAGAAACACCTATTATTGCTACTGTAATAGGAGAAGGTGGAAGCGGTGGAGCATTAGCTCTTGGTGTTGCAGATAGAATATTAATGCTTGAAAATGCAATATATTCTGTAATCTCACCGGAAGGATGTGCTTCTATATTATTTAAATCAGCAGAGCAAGCACCTGTTGCAGCAGAAAGTTTAAAGATAACAGCAAAAGATTTATTAGAACTTGGAGTAATAGACCAGATAGTAAAAGAGCCTTTGGGTGGTGCCCATCTTCAGCCGGAAAAGATGTATAGAATATTAAGAAGAGCTTTAAGGGACAATCTAAAAATCGTTATGAATATTCCAAAAAATGAACTTGTAGAAAGAAGACAGGCAAAATTTTATTCTATGGGTAAATTTACTACCAAATGA
- a CDS encoding sodium:calcium antiporter — MEILDLFKLIGGILLILASAEFFTNGIEALGHRLGTSKNFTGSVLAAVGTALPETILPIIAVVFFAGNKGEDIGVGAILGAPFMLSTLAFPLVGLTILVGYFLKKRDLAFHVEHAGLRRDLVFFLFAYSLALFVVPYESHNVRIITAVFLLILYGIYVYLTLRGESEDMEEAEHLYFSPKNPHPHISIIWLQVITSLVVMVIGAHIFVHGIEHISVALGLNPLLFSLLVAPIATELPEKINSVLWVWRGKDTLAAGNIAGAMVFQSTIPVSFGIVFTSWDITGHAFTSGVFAIISAFIVLIFSYINRKLFAVGFSMGILFFIYYVYLVITNNS; from the coding sequence ATGGAGATTTTAGATTTATTTAAACTTATCGGTGGTATTTTATTAATACTTGCATCTGCCGAGTTTTTTACAAATGGAATAGAAGCCCTTGGACATAGACTTGGAACTTCTAAAAATTTTACCGGTAGTGTATTGGCTGCTGTTGGAACTGCATTGCCTGAAACAATTTTACCTATTATAGCTGTTGTATTTTTTGCCGGTAATAAAGGAGAAGATATAGGTGTAGGTGCAATTCTGGGAGCACCATTTATGCTTTCTACATTGGCATTTCCATTAGTTGGACTTACAATTTTGGTAGGATATTTTCTCAAAAAAAGAGATTTAGCTTTTCATGTAGAGCATGCAGGACTTAGAAGAGATTTAGTATTTTTCTTATTTGCATATTCTTTGGCTCTTTTTGTTGTTCCTTATGAATCCCATAATGTAAGGATAATTACTGCAGTATTCTTACTTATACTTTATGGAATATATGTTTATCTTACATTAAGAGGGGAAAGTGAGGATATGGAAGAAGCAGAGCATCTTTATTTTTCTCCAAAAAATCCACATCCTCATATCTCTATCATATGGCTTCAAGTTATAACTTCTCTTGTTGTGATGGTTATTGGAGCACATATATTTGTCCATGGAATAGAGCATATTAGTGTTGCTTTGGGGCTTAATCCATTATTATTTTCTCTTTTGGTAGCACCTATTGCAACTGAGCTTCCTGAAAAAATAAATAGTGTTCTTTGGGTATGGAGAGGAAAAGATACTCTTGCAGCAGGTAATATAGCCGGTGCAATGGTATTTCAAAGCACCATACCTGTTAGTTTTGGTATAGTATTTACAAGCTGGGATATAACCGGACATGCATTTACATCTGGAGTTTTTGCAATTATTTCTGCATTTATAGTCTTAATTTTTTCTTACATCAACAGAAAATTATTTGCAGTTGGCTTTTCAATGGGTATTTTATTTTTTATATATTATGTTTATTTAGTGATAACAAACAATAGTTGA
- the carB gene encoding carbamoyl-phosphate synthase large subunit → MKKVIILGSGPNRIGQGVEFDYACVHCVWALIEEGYQAIMVNCNPETVSTDYDTSDKLFFEPIVLEDVLNIIEKEKPDGVVVQFGGQTPLKLAKPLEKFGVPIIGTSPESIDIAEDRERFRDLIIKLGLKQPESGIAKSKEEAIKIANEIGYPVLVRPSYVLGGRAMRLVYDETELLQYIEEAVFVSEDKPLLIDRFLADSIELDVDCVCDGEDALVGAVMEHIEEAGIHSGDSATCIPHYSLPDEIVLKVKEQTKKLAKALNTIGLINVQYAVKDNQIYVIEANPRASRTVPFVSKAIGYPLAKIASKVMIGKKLREIVPEVFNIEEKHPASDFLPKSFKRYAVKEVVFPFNRFPEVDPILGPEMKSTGEVMGIDEDFGLAYYKAQAGTGALLPDSGNVFISVADKDKPQIVEIAKKLINLGFVIYATKGTHIFLKQNDIESNLVNKLSEERPNIVDRIRNGEIVMIINTPSGKRERSDAYYIRRAAVSNKVPYFTTIRGANAAVIAIESFKEKGLSVKALQEM, encoded by the coding sequence ATGAAAAAAGTTATTATTCTTGGTAGTGGCCCAAATAGAATAGGTCAAGGAGTTGAGTTTGATTATGCCTGTGTCCATTGTGTATGGGCATTGATAGAAGAAGGATATCAGGCAATAATGGTAAATTGCAATCCTGAAACAGTTTCAACCGATTATGACACTTCTGATAAATTATTTTTTGAACCTATTGTTTTAGAAGATGTTCTTAACATAATAGAAAAAGAAAAACCTGATGGAGTTGTTGTCCAGTTTGGTGGTCAAACACCTCTTAAACTTGCAAAACCCCTTGAAAAATTCGGAGTTCCCATAATAGGAACTTCTCCGGAAAGTATAGATATAGCAGAAGATAGGGAAAGATTTAGAGATTTAATTATAAAACTTGGATTAAAACAGCCGGAAAGCGGTATAGCAAAATCAAAAGAAGAAGCCATCAAAATAGCTAATGAGATAGGTTATCCTGTATTGGTTAGACCTTCTTATGTCCTTGGTGGAAGGGCAATGAGACTTGTTTATGATGAAACTGAGCTTTTACAATATATAGAAGAAGCTGTATTTGTTTCTGAAGATAAACCGCTTCTTATTGATAGATTCTTGGCAGATAGTATAGAGCTTGATGTTGATTGTGTTTGTGATGGAGAAGATGCCCTTGTTGGAGCAGTTATGGAGCATATAGAAGAAGCCGGAATACATTCAGGAGATAGTGCAACTTGCATACCCCATTATTCACTTCCCGATGAGATAGTGCTGAAAGTGAAAGAACAAACAAAAAAGCTTGCAAAGGCATTAAATACCATAGGATTAATAAATGTGCAGTATGCAGTAAAAGATAACCAAATTTATGTTATTGAAGCAAATCCAAGGGCATCAAGAACAGTGCCTTTTGTAAGTAAAGCAATAGGATACCCACTTGCTAAAATTGCTTCAAAAGTTATGATAGGTAAAAAATTAAGGGAAATTGTACCTGAAGTTTTTAATATAGAGGAAAAACATCCGGCATCTGATTTCTTACCAAAAAGCTTTAAAAGATATGCTGTAAAAGAAGTTGTATTTCCATTTAATAGATTTCCGGAAGTTGACCCTATCTTAGGGCCTGAAATGAAAAGCACCGGAGAAGTAATGGGAATAGATGAAGATTTTGGTCTTGCATATTATAAGGCACAGGCAGGAACAGGAGCATTACTTCCTGATTCCGGTAATGTTTTTATATCAGTAGCAGATAAAGATAAACCACAGATAGTTGAAATAGCAAAAAAATTAATAAATCTTGGTTTTGTTATATATGCTACAAAAGGAACCCATATATTCTTGAAACAAAATGATATAGAATCTAACCTTGTAAATAAACTTTCAGAAGAAAGACCAAATATTGTAGATAGAATAAGAAATGGAGAAATTGTAATGATTATAAACACACCTTCCGGAAAAAGAGAAAGGTCAGATGCTTACTATATAAGAAGAGCCGCTGTATCAAATAAAGTCCCTTACTTTACTACAATAAGGGGAGCAAATGCTGCTGTTATAGCTATAGAGTCTTTTAAAGAAAAAGGCTTATCTGTAAAAGCATTGCAAGAAATGTAA
- a CDS encoding TldD/PmbA family protein has translation MKDILKEKAPYILSALLADGGEFAEIFYEDLRSTTLNLEDNKIEKVSFGIDFGVGLRLIKNYKTIYGYTSDLSFDNLMKIAKTLAKAEGEGKVLVGQKYAKNKVEVLIDPDDFSLSRKRDILLRANDIARAYSDKIVQVSATLRDVKRDIMIINSLGETVEDSQTRVVFFVEAVASDKNNLYRGYESTGGSIGYELFNEDFVNPIDYVATKAAERAVLGLGAKPAPAGSMPVVISSEAGGTMIHEAVGHGLEADLVSQGLSVYAGKIGQKVASELVTVIDDATLKNKNGSFNFDDEGVPAQRKVLIENGILKGYMYDRLRAMKEGKQSTGNGRRDSYKQIPIVRMTNTYIDAGKDNPHDIIADTKYGVYVVKMGGGQVNTVNGDFVFEVMEGYMIENGKITYPIKGASLIGNGPKALQDIDAVGYDLGWAIGTCGKSGQRAPVSDAQPTLRIKSMTIGGTAI, from the coding sequence ATGAAAGATATATTAAAAGAAAAAGCACCATATATTTTATCTGCATTGCTTGCAGATGGTGGAGAATTTGCAGAAATATTTTATGAAGATTTAAGAAGCACTACTTTAAATCTTGAAGATAATAAAATAGAGAAAGTATCTTTTGGTATAGATTTTGGTGTAGGTCTTAGATTAATTAAAAATTACAAAACTATCTATGGTTATACATCTGATTTATCTTTTGATAATCTTATGAAGATAGCAAAAACCCTTGCAAAAGCAGAAGGAGAAGGTAAAGTTTTAGTTGGGCAAAAATATGCAAAAAATAAAGTAGAGGTCTTAATAGACCCTGATGATTTTTCATTATCAAGAAAAAGAGATATACTTCTTAGGGCTAATGATATAGCAAGGGCATATAGTGATAAAATTGTGCAGGTTTCTGCTACTTTAAGAGATGTAAAAAGAGATATTATGATAATAAATTCTTTGGGAGAAACAGTTGAAGATTCCCAAACAAGAGTAGTATTTTTTGTTGAAGCAGTAGCATCTGACAAAAATAATCTTTATAGAGGATATGAATCTACCGGTGGAAGCATAGGATATGAGCTTTTTAATGAAGATTTTGTAAATCCAATAGATTATGTAGCAACAAAAGCTGCAGAAAGGGCTGTCCTTGGACTTGGTGCAAAACCTGCACCTGCCGGCTCAATGCCAGTTGTTATATCTTCAGAGGCAGGCGGAACTATGATTCATGAAGCAGTAGGACATGGATTAGAGGCTGATTTGGTATCGCAAGGTCTTTCTGTTTATGCAGGAAAAATCGGACAAAAAGTTGCTTCTGAGTTGGTTACCGTTATAGATGATGCAACTTTAAAAAATAAAAATGGCTCATTTAATTTTGATGATGAGGGAGTGCCGGCTCAAAGAAAAGTTTTAATAGAAAATGGAATACTAAAAGGTTATATGTATGATAGATTAAGAGCAATGAAGGAAGGAAAGCAGTCAACCGGAAATGGAAGAAGAGATAGTTATAAACAGATTCCTATTGTCAGAATGACAAACACATATATAGATGCAGGTAAAGATAATCCTCACGATATAATAGCAGATACAAAATATGGTGTGTATGTTGTAAAAATGGGCGGCGGACAGGTTAATACTGTTAATGGTGATTTTGTTTTTGAAGTGATGGAAGGTTATATGATAGAAAATGGAAAAATTACATATCCTATAAAAGGTGCTTCATTAATAGGAAATGGTCCAAAAGCATTGCAAGATATAGATGCAGTAGGATATGACCTTGGATGGGCTATTGGCACCTGTGGAAAAAGCGGACAGAGGGCTCCTGTTTCTGATGCCCAACCAACTTTAAGAATAAAAAGTATGACAATAGGTGGAACTGCTATTTAA
- a CDS encoding class I tRNA ligase family protein — protein sequence MKLKEFLEKNHLTLNDNAKLLFEKLNLDIQILSKLEEKYGKSDKMSKSKHNTVDPDEMISKYGADTVRLYILFAAPPENNFDWIESGIEGAHRFLKRVWNFITENLDLIKSEEKKELNEEDLAIRRKLHQTIKKVRSDIEKNLQFNTAIASIMELMNAISDYKSKNPVILKEVAENLILMLSPFTPFIADYLWRLIGKEGYTINYLFPIADEEAIKETEKEIPVQINGKVRTTIKVKVDMPEEEIKKLALENVQKWIEGKEIVKIIFAGGKIINIVVK from the coding sequence ATGAAGTTAAAAGAATTTTTAGAAAAAAATCATCTTACATTAAATGATAATGCTAAGTTATTATTTGAAAAACTTAACTTAGATATTCAGATTTTATCAAAATTAGAAGAAAAATATGGAAAATCTGATAAAATGTCTAAATCTAAGCATAATACAGTTGACCCGGATGAGATGATTTCAAAATATGGAGCAGATACAGTGAGATTATATATACTTTTTGCTGCTCCACCGGAAAATAATTTTGATTGGATAGAAAGTGGGATAGAAGGAGCCCATAGATTTTTAAAAAGGGTATGGAATTTTATAACTGAAAATTTGGATTTGATAAAATCTGAAGAAAAAAAAGAATTAAATGAAGAAGATTTAGCAATAAGAAGAAAACTCCACCAAACGATAAAAAAAGTTAGGTCTGATATAGAAAAAAATCTCCAATTTAATACTGCAATAGCATCTATAATGGAACTTATGAATGCAATCTCGGATTATAAATCTAAAAATCCGGTAATTTTAAAAGAGGTCGCAGAAAATCTAATATTAATGTTATCTCCATTTACACCATTTATAGCCGATTATTTATGGAGATTAATAGGTAAAGAAGGATATACTATAAATTATCTATTCCCGATAGCAGATGAGGAAGCAATAAAAGAAACTGAAAAGGAAATACCGGTTCAGATAAATGGTAAAGTCAGAACAACTATTAAAGTTAAAGTTGATATGCCGGAAGAAGAAATAAAAAAGTTAGCATTGGAAAATGTGCAAAAATGGATAGAAGGAAAAGAAATTGTAAAAATAATATTTGCCGGTGGAAAAATTATAAATATTGTTGTTAAATAA
- a CDS encoding GTP-binding protein: MAEKKIKIVVSGPFAAGKTQFINTISEIETVKTEARTSKSDEKNVKDYTTVAMDFGRIKIDDEHTLYLFGTPGQSRFDFMWDILGKGMVGLVVLVDSTDPATFHEARKIINYFESRYPAPFVVGCNKQDLKGAWSPEDIRTALDLDESVKVLPLIATDKENVKTVLLELLEEISKNL; encoded by the coding sequence ATGGCAGAAAAAAAGATAAAAATAGTTGTATCTGGTCCTTTTGCTGCCGGAAAAACTCAATTTATAAATACTATAAGCGAAATTGAAACGGTAAAAACAGAGGCAAGAACCTCAAAATCAGATGAGAAAAATGTTAAAGATTATACTACTGTAGCGATGGATTTTGGAAGGATTAAAATAGATGATGAGCATACATTATATCTATTTGGAACACCGGGTCAATCGAGATTTGATTTTATGTGGGATATCCTTGGTAAAGGGATGGTTGGATTAGTCGTTTTGGTTGATAGCACTGACCCTGCTACATTTCATGAAGCAAGGAAGATTATAAACTATTTTGAATCCCGTTATCCTGCTCCTTTTGTGGTTGGATGTAATAAACAAGATTTAAAAGGAGCATGGAGTCCGGAAGATATAAGAACTGCCCTTGATCTTGATGAATCTGTAAAAGTTCTTCCACTTATAGCTACTGATAAAGAAAATGTTAAAACAGTTTTGCTGGAACTTTTAGAAGAAATATCAAAAAATCTTTAA
- a CDS encoding DUF4388 domain-containing protein, with the protein MAIAGDLSVFNFVDIFQIIKKDKKDGILVIEKKDDGVFAIYFKEGDILYIREVKKVFYVYLDIDFETVLKKDNITREQMYQITVSRLPNLLAIKEGRFSFTTGFIKYPPDIKSQIPTEKLIMYLSRQLSPEEVDRKISDLGLIFEKSENWEEIAKKAYLTDIEKRILHLIDGKNKVADIIEKLKLPELAVKRALYGFLASGIIKRYKPEKRKIGFDLTKVLLKKIMDKIRGL; encoded by the coding sequence ATGGCTATAGCTGGTGACCTTTCTGTTTTTAACTTTGTTGATATCTTTCAAATTATAAAAAAAGATAAAAAAGATGGAATTCTTGTTATAGAGAAAAAAGATGATGGGGTTTTTGCAATTTATTTTAAAGAAGGAGATATTCTTTATATAAGAGAAGTTAAAAAAGTATTTTATGTTTATTTAGATATAGATTTTGAAACAGTTCTAAAAAAGGATAATATAACAAGGGAGCAGATGTATCAGATTACAGTATCAAGATTACCTAACCTTCTTGCAATAAAAGAAGGAAGATTTTCTTTCACGACCGGATTTATCAAGTATCCACCGGATATAAAATCCCAAATTCCTACCGAGAAGTTAATAATGTATTTAAGTAGACAGTTATCTCCTGAAGAGGTTGATAGAAAAATTTCGGATTTAGGTCTTATTTTTGAAAAAAGTGAGAATTGGGAAGAAATAGCAAAAAAAGCATATCTTACAGATATAGAAAAAAGAATATTACATCTGATAGACGGAAAAAACAAAGTAGCCGATATAATAGAAAAATTAAAATTGCCTGAATTAGCAGTAAAAAGAGCTTTATATGGATTTTTAGCATCCGGAATTATAAAAAGATATAAACCGGAAAAAAGAAAAATAGGTTTTGATTTAACTAAGGTTTTATTAAAGAAGATTATGGATAAAATAAGAGGGTTATAA
- a CDS encoding roadblock/LC7 domain-containing protein, translated as MANKFQETLEMLVREAGAEGCVLVSVDGLPISSVLPPSIDEDRVSAMGAAILSLAERVNTELNKGLLEQVYIKGSKGYVIFTGVKDLAVLGVLAPSNAKLGLLLMEIQRAIKKLEQELG; from the coding sequence ATGGCAAATAAATTTCAAGAAACCTTGGAAATGTTAGTTAGAGAAGCCGGAGCTGAAGGATGTGTTTTAGTTAGTGTAGATGGATTACCTATTTCATCTGTCTTGCCACCATCTATTGATGAAGATAGGGTTTCTGCAATGGGGGCTGCTATTTTGTCTCTTGCAGAAAGAGTTAATACCGAGCTAAATAAAGGATTATTGGAACAGGTTTATATAAAAGGTTCAAAAGGATATGTTATATTTACCGGTGTTAAAGATTTAGCAGTTCTTGGAGTTTTAGCTCCTTCAAATGCAAAGCTTGGATTATTACTTATGGAAATACAAAGAGCTATAAAAAAATTAGAACAGGAATTGGGATAA
- a CDS encoding HAMP domain-containing protein: MNKKSILDQIFFIVLGGSFIGAVLVGVLVFFLTNDLSKALISIVISQIFFILPVYMIRILMDRLIISKIKKVVNAMNEVSMGNLDTEVKIEGNDELSELAESFERMRISMKTIMEKLEKGEL; encoded by the coding sequence ATGAATAAAAAATCCATTTTAGACCAGATATTTTTTATAGTTCTCGGAGGTTCTTTCATTGGTGCTGTACTCGTTGGTGTTCTTGTTTTTTTCTTAACCAATGATTTATCAAAAGCTCTTATATCAATAGTAATATCTCAAATATTTTTCATTTTACCGGTATATATGATAAGAATTTTAATGGATAGATTGATAATATCAAAGATAAAAAAAGTTGTGAATGCTATGAATGAAGTTAGTATGGGTAATTTAGATACAGAAGTTAAAATTGAAGGGAATGATGAACTGTCAGAACTTGCTGAGTCATTTGAAAGAATGAGAATAAGTATGAAAACTATAATGGAGAAGTTAGAAAAAGGCGAGTTATAA
- a CDS encoding MBL fold metallo-hydrolase, with translation MENQTVLFDNGVHKNILLEDFGHGEMVQANVHFIVDSGEGMILDPGGHKVFKHLLQEIGVLIGIDNLKYILFSHQDPDIVAAANGWLMTTKATALASKLWIRFIPHFGVDRLVVDRIKPIDDSGTIVRLGQSDLYIIPAHWLHSPGNFQVYDPVSKILYSGDLGASLGQDYIFVENFEEHIKYMEGFHKRYIASSRALKNWAKMVRLLDIEMIAPQHGAIFKGKDMVNKFINWVENLQTGVDIMDDVYKIPTTRFEG, from the coding sequence ATGGAAAATCAGACTGTCTTATTTGACAACGGAGTTCATAAAAATATCTTACTTGAAGATTTTGGACATGGAGAAATGGTTCAGGCTAATGTTCATTTTATAGTAGATAGTGGAGAAGGTATGATTTTAGACCCAGGTGGACATAAAGTTTTCAAACATCTTCTACAAGAAATAGGGGTGCTTATAGGTATAGATAATCTTAAATATATACTTTTTTCTCATCAAGATCCTGATATTGTTGCAGCTGCTAATGGATGGTTGATGACAACAAAAGCTACTGCACTTGCTTCAAAATTATGGATAAGATTTATACCTCATTTTGGTGTTGACAGATTAGTTGTAGATAGGATTAAACCGATAGATGATTCCGGAACAATTGTTAGATTAGGACAATCTGATTTATATATTATTCCTGCCCATTGGCTCCATTCACCGGGAAATTTTCAGGTCTATGATCCTGTATCTAAAATTTTGTATTCCGGAGATTTAGGGGCTTCCCTCGGTCAAGATTATATATTTGTGGAAAATTTTGAAGAACATATAAAATATATGGAAGGATTTCACAAAAGATATATAGCAAGCTCAAGGGCTTTGAAGAATTGGGCTAAAATGGTAAGACTGCTTGATATAGAAATGATAGCACCACAGCACGGAGCAATATTTAAAGGTAAAGATATGGTTAATAAATTTATAAATTGGGTTGAAAATCTTCAAACAGGTGTTGATATTATGGATGATGTTTATAAAATTCCAACAACAAGATTTGAAGGATAA
- a CDS encoding aspartate aminotransferase family protein, producing MDYIAEAQKYLFQNYTRFPISFEKGEGVYLYDENGKRYLDLLSGIAVNILGYNHPKLTQAICEQSKKIIHISNLFHIKPQIEVAKILVQNSCGDKVFFCNSGAESNEAAIKLARRYFYDKKEKRYEIITFEGSFHGRTLATVTATAQPKYHEGFEPLPEGFKYAKFNDIDSVKELILEKTAGIMIELIQGEGGVNPADKNFIKELYNLTREKGLLFIVDEVQTGIGRTGKLFAYQHYDIEPDIITLAKGLGGGVPIGAVIAKEDIAKSFIPGTHASTFGGNYLATTAAKVVLEEVLKDNFLNEVLEKGEFFKEKLKEIGLSAKGIGLMIGVDMPENIDSKEIVKKALQNGLIIGTAGKNTLRFVPPLIITKEEIEEAIKILKNCL from the coding sequence ATGGATTATATTGCAGAAGCTCAAAAATATCTTTTTCAAAATTATACAAGATTTCCAATTTCTTTTGAAAAAGGAGAAGGTGTATATCTTTATGATGAAAATGGAAAAAGATATTTAGATTTATTATCCGGAATAGCAGTAAATATTCTTGGATATAATCATCCAAAATTAACACAGGCAATATGCGAACAATCAAAAAAAATAATCCATATATCTAATCTATTTCATATAAAACCACAGATAGAAGTTGCAAAAATACTTGTCCAAAATTCTTGTGGTGATAAAGTATTTTTTTGCAATAGTGGTGCAGAAAGCAATGAAGCAGCCATAAAACTTGCAAGAAGATATTTTTATGATAAAAAAGAAAAAAGATATGAAATAATAACTTTTGAAGGTAGTTTTCACGGAAGAACATTAGCCACAGTTACTGCAACAGCTCAACCTAAATATCATGAAGGATTTGAACCCCTTCCGGAAGGTTTTAAATATGCAAAATTTAATGATATTGACTCTGTCAAAGAGCTAATATTAGAAAAAACTGCCGGTATAATGATAGAGTTAATTCAAGGAGAAGGTGGAGTAAATCCGGCAGATAAAAATTTTATAAAAGAACTTTACAATTTGACAAGAGAAAAAGGATTATTATTTATTGTTGATGAAGTTCAAACCGGAATAGGAAGAACCGGAAAATTATTTGCATACCAGCATTATGATATAGAGCCGGATATTATAACCCTTGCAAAAGGACTTGGAGGAGGTGTCCCTATCGGTGCAGTTATTGCAAAAGAAGATATTGCAAAATCTTTCATCCCGGGAACCCATGCATCTACATTTGGAGGTAATTATTTAGCTACAACTGCTGCAAAAGTTGTTTTAGAAGAAGTTTTAAAGGATAATTTCTTAAATGAAGTTTTAGAAAAAGGAGAGTTTTTTAAAGAAAAATTAAAAGAGATTGGTTTATCTGCAAAAGGTATAGGACTTATGATAGGAGTAGATATGCCTGAAAATATAGATAGCAAAGAGATAGTAAAAAAAGCATTACAAAATGGGTTAATAATAGGCACAGCAGGAAAAAATACATTAAGATTTGTCCCTCCGCTCATTATAACAAAAGAAGAAATAGAAGAAGCAATAAAAATTTTAAAGAATTGTTTATAA